The Candidatus Krumholzibacteriota bacterium genomic interval GTGATGCCCGGGCGGTCTGCCAAGAGAAAAAGCATTTGATAATTCTCCATCAAGAACCATTTTCGCACCAAGCAGCCCCGCTCCTGCAGAATAAACCGCCGCCTGCACTGAATCTTTTGTCGTGATAGTATCTCCGGCATCAAGCATCAGGTATTTTTCCGGTTTCAAAGACAGGATCGATTCGACATATGCCCTGTCGTGGACAAATTCAATCGTTTTCCGGTCTGCCGGTATCGATTCTATGAATCTCACAGGACCGGGGAAATCGCTCTTTCTCAGTCTTTCTATCAGTGTCAGATACCTCTGGGGACTTTCAACATGATTATATCCCTGAAGATGTCTTCCAAAAAGTTCATGGTATATTATACCTGTCATCGCCCCTTCTCCCGCGATCTGCCCGTCATCGGGACAAACCTCACATTTATAAGGTCTTCGACTGAAAACTCTTCTCCATATCTTGTTATCAGTTTTAACTGCTGGATTGTATTGCCTGCCGGCAGAATCATTCTCCCATTCTCATTCAACTGGGAAGCAATCTCCCATGGAATTTCGGCCGGCGCAGCCGTAATTATTATCGCGTCAAAGGGCGCCTTTTCCGGCCATCCAATCGCACCGTCTCCGCAACGGTGATAAATATTGGAATAACCAAGGATCTTTAGGTCGATCTCCGCTTTGACTGAAAGTTCTTCGATTATCTCTACAGTGTACACTTCCGCGGCAAGTTCAGCCAGAACAGCAGTCTGGTAACCGCTTCCAGTACCAATTTCCAGCACTTTCTCATTGCCGGTCAATTTAAGCTGTTCTGTCATATAGGCCACGATATATGGCTGGGAAATAGTCTGGTTATGGCCGATCGGCAGGGGGCTGTCATTGAATGCCGAATCGAGCGTCTCATTGATTACGAGTTTTTCCCGTGGAACACGAAGCATCGCGTCTACAGTCCTCTTATCGCGCACTCCCCGCCTGACGATCTGCGAATAGACCATCTCTTTTCTCCGGGAATCATTATCATTCAGTTTCTTATGATTCATACAAGTCTGTCTTTTAGAATCTTGAACGCCATCTCCAATGCTTCCTCGACTTTTTCCCCGTCACCGCCTCCTCCTTGCGCGTAATCACGTCCCCCCCCACCCCTGGCGCCCATAACCTCAGCCGAAGCTTTCAATACCTCACCCAGATCTACATCGATTCCCGCTGAAGAAGTAAACAACAATCCCGGTTTCGGTTTTCTGTATCCAAAAAGGATCACAAGTCCGTTTTCCTCCCTGATCTTTGCTGCCAGTTCTTTTAACGCCACAGGGTCTATAGCGTCAAACACCTTTCTGATTATCCCATATTCACCGATACGATCGGCCGGCTTTTTCATTTCCACGGCCCTGAAGTGCGATAATTCGCGGGTCAAACCCGCGATTTCTTTTCTTAGTGATCTATGCTCGGTGGATAACCTGTCGATAGCATTTCCGATCTCCATCCAGTCTGTACTGAACTTTCTGGCTATCGAATCTATTAGATCGTGTTTATTTACGTAGTCTGCAAGTGCTCTTAACCCACAGATGAAATAAACTCGATTCCCCGCTTTAATTTTTTCCGTACCAAGAATCTTCAACAGGCCGATTTCGCCGGTGGACTTGACATGCGTACCGCAACATGTTGAATTGTCCACCCCTTTGATCTCAACGATCCTCACCATATCAGATTCATCTGACAACCTTGATCTGAGGGTTTCCTTCAAAGGCTGACCCTGCTGGTCTTCGATCAACTGTGAATATTCACTGAAGGTCAGTATTCTGCTCGACAGGGGAATATCCTCGATAATCAATTCATTTACGCGCTTTTCAACTTGTTTGAGAACCGCATCAGAGATC includes:
- a CDS encoding protein-L-isoaspartate(D-aspartate) O-methyltransferase: MNHKKLNDNDSRRKEMVYSQIVRRGVRDKRTVDAMLRVPREKLVINETLDSAFNDSPLPIGHNQTISQPYIVAYMTEQLKLTGNEKVLEIGTGSGYQTAVLAELAAEVYTVEIIEELSVKAEIDLKILGYSNIYHRCGDGAIGWPEKAPFDAIIITAAPAEIPWEIASQLNENGRMILPAGNTIQQLKLITRYGEEFSVEDLINVRFVPMTGRSREKGR